Proteins encoded within one genomic window of Calonectris borealis chromosome 1, bCalBor7.hap1.2, whole genome shotgun sequence:
- the PRDM15 gene encoding PR domain zinc finger protein 15 isoform X3, with translation MAEDGSDETMFIWCEDCGQYHDSECPELGPVVTVKDSFVLSRARSSLPSNLEIRQLEDGTEGVFALTQLVKRTQFGPFESKRVAKLEKESVFPLKVFQKDGPLVYFDTSNEDDCNWMMMVRPATEYEHQNLTAFQHDNDIYFTTSRDIPPGTELRVWYAAFYAKKMEKPVLKQVTSIANDMCLVVMESDKEGNKISSKPSSAVFPHKKTKKSSIPAADPAVNAPECSGAAEAESSQWTCKVCSSAFQEPQLLTEHLLSHLEQAKGAPQSSQNEAVAEKAAEARPVDQPVICDAASASTDSRRKARRGRKPKTAKAETPLVVVEEKDSAAERVGDVVTEVPPEEVALPSAAEERIMELVLGKMPSTTNSISSVTKFAHHQNTMSLKRSLILSSRHGIRRKLIKQLGEHKRVYQCSICSKIFQNSSNLSRHIRSHGDKLFKCEECAKLFSRKESLKQHVSYKHSRNEVDSEYRYKCTTCEKAFRIESALEFHNCRTDDKTFQCEMCFRFFSTNSNLSKHKKKHGDKKFACEICNKMFYRKDVMLDHQRRHLEGVRRVKREDFEHSTENMVRYKKEPSGCPVCGKVFSCRSNMNKHLLTHGDKKYTCEICGRKFFRVDVLRDHIHVHFKDIALMDDHQREEFIGKIGISSEENDDNSDESADSEPHKYSCKRCQLTFGRGKEYLKHIMDVHKEKGYGCSICNRRFALKATYHAHMVIHRENLPDPNVQKYIHPCEICGRIFNSIGNLERHKLIHTGVKSHACEQCGKSFARKDMLKEHMRVHDNIREYLCAECGKGMKTKHALRHHMKLHKGIKEYECKECHRKFAQKVNMLKHYKRHTGIKDFMCELCGKTFSERNTMETHKLIHTVGKQWTCSVCDKKYVTDYMLQKHIQLTHDKVEAQSCQLCGTKVSTRASMSRHMRRKHPEILSVRIDDLEQLPETTTIDASSIGIVQPELALEQGELPEGKQHMKAPKRGQKRKQKSGEEEEAQVPEDPAFSEYPEKEGEFTGNVGDETNSAVQSIQQVVVTLGDPNVTAPSSSVGLTNITVTPITTAAGTQFTNLQPVAVGHLTAPERQLQLDNSILTVTFDTVSGSAMLHNRQNDIQIQPQPEAANPQSVAHFINLTTLVNSIAPLGNQITEQHPLTWRSVPQTDVLQPQAQPTQQQSGQQQVQTDQQQQMYSY, from the exons ATCATCTCTGCCTTCTAATTTGGAGATAAGACAATTGGAAGATGGGACTGAAGGAGTATTTGCTCTGACTCAGCTAGTGAAACGTACACAGTTTGGCCCGTTTGAATCGAAGAGAGTTGCCAAGCTGGAAAAAGAATCGGTTTTTCCTCTGAAG GTGTTCCAGAAGGATGGGCCCCTGGTATATTTTGACACCTCAAACGAAGATGATTGCAACTGGATGATGATGGTGCGACCAGCCACCGAATATGAGCATCAAAACTTAACTGCCTTCCAGCATGACAATGATATTTACTTCACCACCTCCCGGGACATCCCACCAGGAACTGAGCTGCGAGTGTGGTATGCAGCTTTTTACgccaaaaaaatggaaaagccagTGCTGAAGCAGGTCACTAGTATTGCCAATG aTATGTGCTTGGTGGTGATGGAATCTGATAAAGAGGGGAATAAAATCTCTTCAAAACCTTCGTCTGCTGTCTTCCCCCATAAAAAGACGAAGAAATCCAGCATACCAGCAGCTGATCCAGCAG TGAACGCTCCAGAATGCAGtggagctgcagaagcagagtCTAGCCAGTGGACGTGTAAAGTGTGTTCATCTGCTTTCCAGGAGCCTCAGTTGCTGACAG AGCACTTGCTGAGTCACCTGGAACAAGCTAAAGGTGCCCCCCAAAGCAGCCAAAATGAGGCTGttgcagagaaagcagcagaggCTCGCCCTGTGGATCAGCCAGTGATTTGTGATGCAGCCAGTGCCAGTACAGACTCAAGGAGGAAGGCCAGGCGGGGAAGAAAGCccaaaacagcaaaagcagaaacacCTCTTGTTGTTGTTGAAGAGAAAGATTCTGCAG CGGAACGTGTAGGTGACGTTGTAACTGAGGTCCCACCAGAAGAGGTAGCCCTGCCTTCAGCTGCAGAAGAGAGAATTATGGAATTGGTTTTAGGGAAGATGCCTAGCACCACAAATAGCATCAGTTCAGTGACAAA GTTTGCTCATCACCAAAACACCATGTCCCTCAAAAGAAGTTTAATTCTCTCCAGTAGACATGGTATACGGCGGAAGCTGATAAAACAACTTGGGGAGCACAAGCGAGTCTATCAATGCAGTATCTGCAGTAAGATCTTCCAGAACAGCAGCAACCTCAGCAGGCACATCCGTTCTCACG GTGACAAACTATTTAAATGTGAGGAATGCGCAAAGCTGTTCAGCCGTAAAGAGAGCTTGAAGCAGCATGTTTCATACAAGCACAGCAGGAACGAA GTTGACAGTGAGTACAGATACAAGTGCACTACGTGTGAAAAGGCCTTTCGGATAGAGAGTGCATTGGAATTCCATAACTGCAGGACAG ATGACAAGACATTCCAGTGTGAGATGTGTTTCAGATTCTTTTCTACAAACAGTAATCtttcaaaacacaagaaaaagcatGGGGATAAGAAGTTTGCATGTGAAATCTGCAATAAGATGTTCTACCGGAAGGATGTCATGCTAGACCATCAAAGACGACACTTGGAAG GGGTGAGGCGTGTGAAAAGAGAAGACTTTGAGCACAGCACGGAAAACATGGTTCGCTACAAGAAGGAGCCTTCAGGATGCCCCGTGTGCGGGAAG gtATTTTCATGTAGGAGCAATATGAACAAACACCTTTTAACACATGGAGACAAGAAATACACTTGTGAAATCTGTGGACGTAAATTTTTCAGGGTGGATGTGTTGAGAGATCATATTCATGTCCATTTTAAG GACATAGCACTAATGGATGATCACCAGAGAGAAGAGTTCATTGGCAAAATTGGAATCTCATCAGAGGAAAACGATGACAACTCTGATGAAAGTGCAGATTCTGAGCCTCACAAGTATAGCTGCAAAAGGTGCCAG TTGACTTTCGGCAGAGGGAAGGAGTACCTGAAGCACATAATGGACGTGCACAAGGAGAAGGGCTATGGCTGTAGCATTTGTAACCGACGTTTTGCCTTGAAGGCAACTTACCATGCACACATGGTCATTCATCGGGAGAACCTGCCTGATCCTAACGTGCAGAA ATACATTCACCCATGTGAAatctgtggaaggatttttaacaGTATAGGAAATCTGGAAAGACATAAGCTTATACATACAG gtgtAAAAAGTCATGCTTGTGAGCAATGTGGCAAATCATTTGCTAGAAAAGACATGTTAAAAGAACATATGCGGGTCCATGATAATATCCGAGAATACTTGTGTGCAGAATGTGGCAAAG GAATGAAGACAAAACATGCACTTCGTCACCACATGAAACTTCACAAAGGGATTAAAGAATATGAATGCAAGGAATGTCACCGCAAATTTGCACAGAAAGTCAACATGCTGAAGCATTACAAAAGACACACGG GAATCAAAGATTTCATGTGTGAGCTATGTGGCAAGACGTTTAGTGAGAGAAATACAATGGAGACTCATAAGTTGATTCATACAG TAGGAAAACAGTGGACATGTTCAGTCTGTGATAAGAAATATGTCACTGATTACATGCTACAGAAGCACATCCAGCTCACTCATGATAAGGTAGAAGCCCAGAGCTGTCAGCTGTGTGGGACAAAGGTTTCTACCAGAGCTTCCATGAGTCGACATATGAGGCGTAAACATCCAGAG ATTCTTTCGGTGAGGATTGATGATTTAGAGCAGCTGCCAGAGACGACTACCATTGATGCCTCCTCGATTGGGATTGTGCAG CCGGAATTAGCCTTGGAACAGGGAGAATTACCAGAAGGGAAGCAGCATATGAAAGCTCCTAAACGTGGCCAGAAACGAAAACAAAAgtcaggtgaggaggaggaagctcaaGTGCCTGAGGACCCTGCCTTCAGTGAATACCCAGAGAAGGAAGGTGAATTCACAGGGAATGTTGGAGATGAGACTAATTCAGCTGTGCAGAGCATCCAGCAG gtGGTGGTGACCCTTGGCGACCCAAATGTCACAGCCCCTTCCAGTTCTGTCGGGCTGACAAATATCACTGTTACCCCCATTACGACAGCAGCTGGAACCCAATTCACAAACCTCCAGCCAGTGGCTGTGGGCCATCTGACTGCACCTGAACGCCAGTTACAGCTGGACAACTCAATTCTCACCGTGACATTTGACACCGTCAGCGGTTCCGCCATGCTGCACAACCGCCAAAATGACATTCAGATCCAGCCGCAGCCAGAGGCAGCCAATCCTCAGTCTGTGGCCCATTTTATAAACCTGACCACCTTGGTGAACTCCATTGCTCCTCTAGGGAACCAGATAACGGAACAGCATCCTCTGACATGGAGGTCAGTGCCTCAGACTGATGTCTTGCAGCCCCAGGCACAGCCAACGCAACAGCAGTCAGGACAGCAGCAGGTTCAAACAGACCAACAACAACAGATGTATAGCTACTAA
- the PRDM15 gene encoding PR domain zinc finger protein 15 isoform X2 — protein sequence MAEDGSDETMFIWCEDCGQYHDSECPELGPVVTVKDSFVLSRARSSLPSNLEIRQLEDGTEGVFALTQLVKRTQFGPFESKRVAKLEKESVFPLKVFQKDGPLVYFDTSNEDDCNWMMMVRPATEYEHQNLTAFQHDNDIYFTTSRDIPPGTELRVWYAAFYAKKMEKPVLKQVTSIANDMCLVVMESDKEGNKISSKPSSAVFPHKKTKKSSIPAADPAVNAPECSGAAEAESSQWTCKVCSSAFQEPQLLTEHLLSHLEQAKGAPQSSQNEAVAEKAAEARPVDQPVICDAASASTDSRRKARRGRKPKTAKAETPLVVVEEKDSAAERVGDVVTEVPPEEVALPSAAEERIMELVLGKMPSTTNSISSVTNRFAHHQNTMSLKRSLILSSRHGIRRKLIKQLGEHKRVYQCSICSKIFQNSSNLSRHIRSHGDKLFKCEECAKLFSRKESLKQHVSYKHSRNEVDSEYRYKCTTCEKAFRIESALEFHNCRTDDKTFQCEMCFRFFSTNSNLSKHKKKHGDKKFACEICNKMFYRKDVMLDHQRRHLEGVRRVKREDFEHSTENMVRYKKEPSGCPVCGKVFSCRSNMNKHLLTHGDKKYTCEICGRKFFRVDVLRDHIHVHFKDIALMDDHQREEFIGKIGISSEENDDNSDESADSEPHKYSCKRCQLTFGRGKEYLKHIMDVHKEKGYGCSICNRRFALKATYHAHMVIHRENLPDPNVQKYIHPCEICGRIFNSIGNLERHKLIHTGVKSHACEQCGKSFARKDMLKEHMRVHDNIREYLCAECGKGMKTKHALRHHMKLHKGIKEYECKECHRKFAQKVNMLKHYKRHTGIKDFMCELCGKTFSERNTMETHKLIHTGKQWTCSVCDKKYVTDYMLQKHIQLTHDKVEAQSCQLCGTKVSTRASMSRHMRRKHPEILSVRIDDLEQLPETTTIDASSIGIVQPELALEQGELPEGKQHMKAPKRGQKRKQKSGEEEEAQVPEDPAFSEYPEKEGEFTGNVGDETNSAVQSIQQVVVTLGDPNVTAPSSSVGLTNITVTPITTAAGTQFTNLQPVAVGHLTAPERQLQLDNSILTVTFDTVSGSAMLHNRQNDIQIQPQPEAANPQSVAHFINLTTLVNSIAPLGNQITEQHPLTWRSVPQTDVLQPQAQPTQQQSGQQQVQTDQQQQMYSY from the exons ATCATCTCTGCCTTCTAATTTGGAGATAAGACAATTGGAAGATGGGACTGAAGGAGTATTTGCTCTGACTCAGCTAGTGAAACGTACACAGTTTGGCCCGTTTGAATCGAAGAGAGTTGCCAAGCTGGAAAAAGAATCGGTTTTTCCTCTGAAG GTGTTCCAGAAGGATGGGCCCCTGGTATATTTTGACACCTCAAACGAAGATGATTGCAACTGGATGATGATGGTGCGACCAGCCACCGAATATGAGCATCAAAACTTAACTGCCTTCCAGCATGACAATGATATTTACTTCACCACCTCCCGGGACATCCCACCAGGAACTGAGCTGCGAGTGTGGTATGCAGCTTTTTACgccaaaaaaatggaaaagccagTGCTGAAGCAGGTCACTAGTATTGCCAATG aTATGTGCTTGGTGGTGATGGAATCTGATAAAGAGGGGAATAAAATCTCTTCAAAACCTTCGTCTGCTGTCTTCCCCCATAAAAAGACGAAGAAATCCAGCATACCAGCAGCTGATCCAGCAG TGAACGCTCCAGAATGCAGtggagctgcagaagcagagtCTAGCCAGTGGACGTGTAAAGTGTGTTCATCTGCTTTCCAGGAGCCTCAGTTGCTGACAG AGCACTTGCTGAGTCACCTGGAACAAGCTAAAGGTGCCCCCCAAAGCAGCCAAAATGAGGCTGttgcagagaaagcagcagaggCTCGCCCTGTGGATCAGCCAGTGATTTGTGATGCAGCCAGTGCCAGTACAGACTCAAGGAGGAAGGCCAGGCGGGGAAGAAAGCccaaaacagcaaaagcagaaacacCTCTTGTTGTTGTTGAAGAGAAAGATTCTGCAG CGGAACGTGTAGGTGACGTTGTAACTGAGGTCCCACCAGAAGAGGTAGCCCTGCCTTCAGCTGCAGAAGAGAGAATTATGGAATTGGTTTTAGGGAAGATGCCTAGCACCACAAATAGCATCAGTTCAGTGACAAA TAGGTTTGCTCATCACCAAAACACCATGTCCCTCAAAAGAAGTTTAATTCTCTCCAGTAGACATGGTATACGGCGGAAGCTGATAAAACAACTTGGGGAGCACAAGCGAGTCTATCAATGCAGTATCTGCAGTAAGATCTTCCAGAACAGCAGCAACCTCAGCAGGCACATCCGTTCTCACG GTGACAAACTATTTAAATGTGAGGAATGCGCAAAGCTGTTCAGCCGTAAAGAGAGCTTGAAGCAGCATGTTTCATACAAGCACAGCAGGAACGAA GTTGACAGTGAGTACAGATACAAGTGCACTACGTGTGAAAAGGCCTTTCGGATAGAGAGTGCATTGGAATTCCATAACTGCAGGACAG ATGACAAGACATTCCAGTGTGAGATGTGTTTCAGATTCTTTTCTACAAACAGTAATCtttcaaaacacaagaaaaagcatGGGGATAAGAAGTTTGCATGTGAAATCTGCAATAAGATGTTCTACCGGAAGGATGTCATGCTAGACCATCAAAGACGACACTTGGAAG GGGTGAGGCGTGTGAAAAGAGAAGACTTTGAGCACAGCACGGAAAACATGGTTCGCTACAAGAAGGAGCCTTCAGGATGCCCCGTGTGCGGGAAG gtATTTTCATGTAGGAGCAATATGAACAAACACCTTTTAACACATGGAGACAAGAAATACACTTGTGAAATCTGTGGACGTAAATTTTTCAGGGTGGATGTGTTGAGAGATCATATTCATGTCCATTTTAAG GACATAGCACTAATGGATGATCACCAGAGAGAAGAGTTCATTGGCAAAATTGGAATCTCATCAGAGGAAAACGATGACAACTCTGATGAAAGTGCAGATTCTGAGCCTCACAAGTATAGCTGCAAAAGGTGCCAG TTGACTTTCGGCAGAGGGAAGGAGTACCTGAAGCACATAATGGACGTGCACAAGGAGAAGGGCTATGGCTGTAGCATTTGTAACCGACGTTTTGCCTTGAAGGCAACTTACCATGCACACATGGTCATTCATCGGGAGAACCTGCCTGATCCTAACGTGCAGAA ATACATTCACCCATGTGAAatctgtggaaggatttttaacaGTATAGGAAATCTGGAAAGACATAAGCTTATACATACAG gtgtAAAAAGTCATGCTTGTGAGCAATGTGGCAAATCATTTGCTAGAAAAGACATGTTAAAAGAACATATGCGGGTCCATGATAATATCCGAGAATACTTGTGTGCAGAATGTGGCAAAG GAATGAAGACAAAACATGCACTTCGTCACCACATGAAACTTCACAAAGGGATTAAAGAATATGAATGCAAGGAATGTCACCGCAAATTTGCACAGAAAGTCAACATGCTGAAGCATTACAAAAGACACACGG GAATCAAAGATTTCATGTGTGAGCTATGTGGCAAGACGTTTAGTGAGAGAAATACAATGGAGACTCATAAGTTGATTCATACAG GAAAACAGTGGACATGTTCAGTCTGTGATAAGAAATATGTCACTGATTACATGCTACAGAAGCACATCCAGCTCACTCATGATAAGGTAGAAGCCCAGAGCTGTCAGCTGTGTGGGACAAAGGTTTCTACCAGAGCTTCCATGAGTCGACATATGAGGCGTAAACATCCAGAG ATTCTTTCGGTGAGGATTGATGATTTAGAGCAGCTGCCAGAGACGACTACCATTGATGCCTCCTCGATTGGGATTGTGCAG CCGGAATTAGCCTTGGAACAGGGAGAATTACCAGAAGGGAAGCAGCATATGAAAGCTCCTAAACGTGGCCAGAAACGAAAACAAAAgtcaggtgaggaggaggaagctcaaGTGCCTGAGGACCCTGCCTTCAGTGAATACCCAGAGAAGGAAGGTGAATTCACAGGGAATGTTGGAGATGAGACTAATTCAGCTGTGCAGAGCATCCAGCAG gtGGTGGTGACCCTTGGCGACCCAAATGTCACAGCCCCTTCCAGTTCTGTCGGGCTGACAAATATCACTGTTACCCCCATTACGACAGCAGCTGGAACCCAATTCACAAACCTCCAGCCAGTGGCTGTGGGCCATCTGACTGCACCTGAACGCCAGTTACAGCTGGACAACTCAATTCTCACCGTGACATTTGACACCGTCAGCGGTTCCGCCATGCTGCACAACCGCCAAAATGACATTCAGATCCAGCCGCAGCCAGAGGCAGCCAATCCTCAGTCTGTGGCCCATTTTATAAACCTGACCACCTTGGTGAACTCCATTGCTCCTCTAGGGAACCAGATAACGGAACAGCATCCTCTGACATGGAGGTCAGTGCCTCAGACTGATGTCTTGCAGCCCCAGGCACAGCCAACGCAACAGCAGTCAGGACAGCAGCAGGTTCAAACAGACCAACAACAACAGATGTATAGCTACTAA